One stretch of Paenibacillus sp. AN1007 DNA includes these proteins:
- a CDS encoding glycosyltransferase family 4 protein has translation MKVLFTFYVPSGGVDTLNRLRTAVLKRHGIEAHLLYLNTGSGLQNNTDTRIFTASSDQDIHHLIHSQHYDAIITTSDIAMPGRLRGLGYKGRIIFEAQGLGTREQALETIQMAVPYLQAHCDAAVLPPTDHLLDMFIHICPWLHRFVIPNMLDTDTFAPLAVDTPPYPVLAWVGRLEHNKNWREYLEIARKVIQKKPKARLWLFHDPTLANPEDEVMFRHILTEYGLQDRIGIFVNVPHSQMPTFYSMVAESGGIMLSTSLLEGFGYAVAEAISCGCPVLSTDSDGVRSFITHNKTGKFYPIGNVQTAVTEAMDLMNNKKLREYIRIQGRQHLNLSFSPDRYAASFREMMTALRIFH, from the coding sequence GTGAAAGTTTTATTTACGTTTTATGTTCCCAGCGGTGGTGTAGATACCCTGAACCGGCTGCGGACTGCTGTTCTGAAGCGTCATGGCATCGAAGCTCATTTATTGTATCTGAATACAGGCTCAGGTTTACAAAACAACACGGATACACGTATTTTTACCGCCTCCAGTGATCAGGATATTCATCACCTGATTCACAGTCAGCACTATGATGCCATTATTACCACTTCCGATATTGCCATGCCTGGTCGTTTGAGAGGCCTGGGTTACAAAGGACGAATTATTTTTGAAGCACAGGGTCTTGGTACGCGTGAACAGGCACTGGAAACTATACAGATGGCGGTTCCTTACCTTCAAGCCCACTGTGATGCGGCTGTACTGCCGCCAACCGATCATCTGCTGGATATGTTCATTCATATTTGTCCATGGCTTCATCGTTTTGTCATTCCGAACATGCTGGATACAGATACCTTTGCTCCACTCGCCGTTGACACTCCGCCTTATCCTGTGCTCGCATGGGTGGGACGTCTGGAGCATAACAAAAACTGGCGGGAATACCTTGAGATCGCCAGGAAAGTTATCCAGAAGAAACCGAAAGCCAGACTGTGGCTCTTCCACGACCCTACCCTCGCTAATCCGGAAGATGAGGTCATGTTCCGGCATATACTGACCGAGTATGGATTACAAGATCGCATCGGCATCTTTGTAAATGTTCCTCACTCGCAAATGCCAACATTTTATTCTATGGTCGCCGAGTCCGGGGGGATCATGCTGTCGACTTCTTTACTGGAAGGTTTCGGTTATGCTGTAGCCGAAGCCATCAGCTGCGGCTGTCCCGTACTCAGTACAGATTCGGATGGCGTACGTTCATTCATTACACATAATAAAACCGGAAAGTTCTATCCCATTGGCAATGTTCAAACTGCGGTAACCGAAGCCATGGATTTAATGAACAACAAAAAGCTGCGGGAGTATATTCGTATTCAAGGAAGACAGCATCTGAATCTGTCCTTTTCACCTGATCGATACGCAGCTTCTTTCAGAGAAATGATGACCGCTTTGAGGATTTTTCATTGA